From one Asterias amurensis chromosome 14, ASM3211899v1 genomic stretch:
- the LOC139946880 gene encoding glutamate receptor ionotropic, kainate 2-like, with the protein MGRIFITMDCRRALFLFSLVITYFQSTHSLPESIRIGGIFSRGSKTERAFNFAVDRINRHKLDNDTTLVPAVEYVKDEDSYDANRKTCKLISSNGGVAAIFGPSTVEGSLAVEGVCDRKGVPHLTTMWEHKNRGEHVAVNLYPHNRYQSDLLADLVDAYNWRKMTIMYQDEEALLRMQHILEASRGELTIRKIHHENINIVLKEVKRSGTYRVVIDCGYDLLREILERLLELQMLRSHYHYIFTSMDLCLMDVARYGQDSVNMTTIHIMNMKSKRVQTLTKEWRHYQALNGFPYNETLFTTEAALMFDAVNVAKRALHIVGQTKPVSTAELPCNAGQQPWDLGLSYFNALKSVDMPEGLTGEIRFDIHGERDNPSYFISELGPLGMEQIGTWDSIQGFEFRRKVEDRTNDTGTNRTYKVTTILESPYVMLRETAEGVELHGNDRYEGYCIDLLELIAKDIGFKYEIQLVEDGNYGAEIDGTWNGMIGELISGRADLVVAPLTITYVREQVIDFSKPYMHLGITILYRVPMPQNPGVFSFLNPLSFDIWMYVVIAFLVVALTMFLLARFSPYEWYNEHPCNPDYDKVENQFNLLSCIWFAFGGLMQQGSEVNPKAFSTRVLSGFWWFFSLILVSSYTANLAAFLTVERMVSEIESADDLAKQTKIEYGTRNSGSSHTFFKRSNIETYKAMWEFMSSRPSVFMNTYDEAVTRVLREKNYAFLMESTVAEYVVARHCKNLTTIGGLLNSRGYGIGTPLGSKLRDKITSSVLRLQENEKLINLKNEWWKTGQCVMDSVNNSDANELGLENIGGIFLVLIAGVILGILVAIAEFIWKSRQNAEIDRKSLCAEMMSEFRFACRCNGKPRNQRSVDHKYMPAPYPSGLNGQTFPMNMAETVA; encoded by the exons CTTGTAAACTTATATCCAGCAATGGCGGAGTTGCCGCAATATTTGGGCCCTCAACGGTGGAAGGCAGTCTTGCCGTTGAGGGCGTGTGTGACAGAAAGGGGGTGCCACACCTGACCACAATGTGGGAACATAAAAACAGGGGCGAGCACGTGGCCGTCAACCTCTATCCCCACAACCGGTACCAGAGCGATCTCCTGGCAGACCTCGTTGACGCTTATAACTGGCGGAAGATGACTATAATGTACCAGGATGAAGAAG CACTCCTAAGAATGCAGCATATTCTGGAGGCTTCGAGGGGTGAGCTCACCATCCGGAAAATACATCATGAAAACATTAACATTGTACTCAAAGAAGTCAAGAGGTCTGGTACCTACAGAGTCGTTATTGACTGCGGTTATGATTTGCTTCGAGAAATACTAGAAAGG CTACTAGAGTTACAGATGCTACGGAGTCACTACCATTACATATTCACATCAATG GACCTTTGCCTAATGGATGTTGCTCGTTACGGCCAGGATTCGGTCAACATGACGACAATACATATCATGAATATGAAGAGCAAACGGGTCCAGACTCTAACGAAAGAGTGGAGGCACTACCAGGCCCTCAACGGCTTCCCTTACAATGAGACACTATTTACG ACGGAGGCAGCACTTATGTTTGATGCCGTCAACGTGGCGAAGCGAGCGCTGCACATCGTCGGGCAGACCAAGCCCGTCTCGACTGCTGAGCTGCCTTGCAATGCCGGTCAGCAGCCGTGGGACCTGGGCCTGAGCTACTTCAATGCACTGAAATCG GTTGACATGCCTGAAGGGCTGACTGGTGAGATCCGATTCGACATACACGGTGAACGAGATAACCCTAGCTACTTCATCTCTGAGTTGGGACCATTAGGAATGGAACAG ATTGGAACTTGGGACTCCATTCAAGGGTTTGAGTTCAGACGGAAGGTCGAAGATCGAACAAACGATACTGGCACCAACAGAACTTACAAAGTCACAACTATCTTG GAAAGCCCCTACGTCATGTTGCGGGAGACTGCGGAAGGGGTTGAACTTCATGGCAATGATCGGTACGAGGGTTATTGCATCGATCTCCTCGAGCTAATCGCTAAGGACATTGGCTTCAAGTACGAGATTCAGTTGGTCGAGGACGGCAACTACGGAGCGGAGATAGACGGTACATGGAACGGTATGATCGGCGAGCTCATCAGCGGG AGGGCAGACTTGGTTGTAGCACCTCTGACCATCACCTACGTCCGGGAGCAGGTAATAGATTTCTCCAAGCCATACATGCATCTCGGCATCACCATCCTGTACCGGGTACCGATGCCTCAGAACCCGGGTGTCTTCTCCTTCCTCAACCCGCTCTCCTTCGATATTTGGATGTATGTGGTCATCGCGTTCCTGGTGGTTGCCTTGACCATGTTCCTCCTGGCCCGGTTCAGTCCTTACGAATGGTACAACGAACACCCCTGTAACCCTGACTATGACAAG GTGGAGAATCAGTTTAACCTCCTTAGCTGTATCTGGTTTGCGTTTggaggcctaatgcagcagggATCGGAGGTCAATCCGAAGGCCTTCTCTACCCGGGTACTCAGTGGCTTCTGGTGGTTCTTCTCTCTCATCCTAGTGTCCTCCTACACCGCCAACCTGGCCGCTTTCCTCACAGTCGAGAGGATGGTCTCGGAGATCGAGAGTGCCGACGACTTGGCAAAACAGACCAAGATTGAGTACGGAACGAGAAATAGTGGCTCGTCCCACACATTTTTTAAG CGTTCAAATATTGAAACCTACAAGGCGATGTGGGAGTTCATGAGCTCACGCCCCAGCGTGTTCATGAACACGTATGACGAGGCAGTTACCCGCGTACTGCGTGAGAAGAACTATGCCTTCTTGATGGAGTCCACCGTGGCTGAATATGTGGTGGCAAGACACTGTAAAAACCTAACAACCATTGGGGGATTGTTAAACTCAAGAGGTTATGGTATCGGCACACCGTTAg GTTCGAAGCTGAGAGACAAGATTACCTCCTCGGTGCTTCGGTTACAAGAGAATGAGAAGTTGATTAATTTAAAGAACGAATGGTGGAAGACGGGCCAGTGCGTTATGGACAGCGTCAATAATTCAGACGCCAACGAGCTGGGACTGGAAAATATAGGCGGCATATTTCTGGTTCTTATAGCAGGCGTTATACTGGGGATACTCGTTGCTATAGCAGAATTCATATGGAAGTCGAGGCAGAATGCTGAAATAGACCGG AAATCGTTATGTGCTGAGATGATGTCCGAGTTCCGGTTCGCCTGCCGCTGCAACGGCAAACCCCGAAATCAACGATCGGTGGATCATAAGTACATGCCAGCTCCCTATCCAAGCGGGCTCAACGGACAAACGTTCCCCATGAACATGGCAGAGACGGTCGCATAA